Below is a genomic region from Bacteroidota bacterium.
AAGATATAACTATTCACCGCACAGAGATTGAACTCTATGTTTTGACTAACTACAACTTGGCGGTATTAATTGATATCAAAAATCGATTTCCTCAAGTATTTCAGAAAGTAAAAAGTCTTACGAAGTCTAAGCTATTGACACATTTTATAGAAATAGCTGAAGCGTACCCTGCCTTGGATTTTTCAGAGACAATTAATTTTGATGGGCAAAATTCTAATGGAGCTAATTAGTTGTATTTATTTTTCTGTCTATGATATTACTGAGTGAAGATGATTTTATGCGTTTATTGTCGGAAAAATGAAGCAGGCAATTCAGAACACGTTTTTCCTAAAGCTTTAGGGGGTGCAGATGTCTATCTTGATTGTGTGTGTGACTCCTGTAATAACTTTTTTTCAGGTTTTGAGAGGGATTTTATACAAAAATCCCCAATTGGCTTAATTAGAAGTGACAAACAAGTGAGGGGTTATAAATCCGCTAAACATAGAAAGAACACACTTAAATTTGATGAAATATTCTCTTATGATGAAAAGTCAGGAATAGTTCTTGAGGCAGGCACGGAAAGCGGATTTAAGTCTTATTTAAGACCTCAAATACATTTTCAGGATAATTTATTTGCATCAGTAGGTTCATCCAAAGCAGAGCTTGAGGATTTTTATCGCCTTTTAAATCTCTGGGTTCACGCAAGCCGTAAAGTGGCAATATCTTTTCCCAAAGCAAAAGGAGAGCCATATCAATGCATTAAGTTTGATGTTGAGGATGAAACAGTTCTTGTTACGAATTTTACTGAGTCAAGGATTAATGATAAAATATATCTTATACATAGAAATGTTTCAAATGTAAGTAGTCATAGTGCTTATTTTGAGCCCCGTATTTTTCTTGATGATAATTTAAGACTAATTATACGAAGTAGGTCTGCAAAAGAAAGTATAAACTTTCTTTCTGAATTTTTTAAAAGAATTATAGAAACGAAAAAGCTAAAAATTACAGCTCTTAATGTTGGTTCAACTGATAAAGTCAATACGAGTATGGTTTTTAGTCATGTAAGTTTTTTGGGGGCAACACTAAAAATTGGGCTTAATGCACTTTTCTATTATTACCCTCAATCCAGAGAAGCTAAGTCACTTGACCCATTTAAAGATTTCATCCTTATGGATGAAAATATTCCACCAATTAAAGGTGAGCTTTTTTCCCGACTTTTCGAGTTTGATAAAACACATGAAAATTGTCATTCAATAATTTTTTCACAAACAAGAGATGGCTTAGGAATAAGAGTTTCGTTTTTTGGGTCGCTGGTAAATTTCTTTGTAGTTCCTGAATTGTATTTAGAGAATAGTAGTTTACTATTGATAGATTACAATGAAAGACGTATGTCAATATTACCCTTATAAGATAAAAACTATCAATACTTAATATAGCCTTATTTATTAAAGTTAATTCTTTGTTCCTTTAGTTTTTCGTTTAAGGTTTCTAGCTCTTTTTCGTAACTTGTTAATGGGGCTGAGCGATGTCTGTTTTTTAACATACACTCAATATCATCCAAACGTTTAAATAGTATGACCTGATTGTCTAATATCTGTTCGAGTAATTTTATAGTTTCTTTTTCCATTATTGCAATATTCGGTTAATTCCACTTATTTACACAACCAATAATCAACGCCCCCGTGTCCTGAACAAGCACCTGACCCGGTTGCAGTTGACTCTGTCCCGCCCTTACATCTTGCTCCGCGTCGTTTACTTTGGTGATTTTGACAATCGGTAGTATTTGGTGAAGCACTTCCACTATCTTTTGAACAATTTGACAAAAGAATGCTCAAAGTTAATAAGGTAGGTAAAATAATTTTTTCATATAGCTAAATTACATCATTTGCAGGATTGACATCTGTTTTTTCTTCCTTTTCCAGCTTCATGGAGCTTGTAATTATTTTTTCAAAAAGCAACGGGATAATATCGAGAAAAACTAATGAAGTAAGTAATAATATAATTGCTGTCAGAGCAAGTAAACTGCTAATCGAAAGCCACCACCATCCGAAATTTTGCACGAAAATTTTAGCAAGAATAAATGCTACAACTGCTTTTTGTAGCACTTTTATTGTGTCTTCAATTGGTTTTTTGTTTAAGGCTAAAGCTAATTTTACCTCATCCATATTGACTGTTGCCAGTTGTTGTGCAATAAAAGCGTGAGCTTGAAGAATTTGTTTCGGAGTA
It encodes:
- a CDS encoding HNH endonuclease, which codes for MKMILCVYCRKNEAGNSEHVFPKALGGADVYLDCVCDSCNNFFSGFERDFIQKSPIGLIRSDKQVRGYKSAKHRKNTLKFDEIFSYDEKSGIVLEAGTESGFKSYLRPQIHFQDNLFASVGSSKAELEDFYRLLNLWVHASRKVAISFPKAKGEPYQCIKFDVEDETVLVTNFTESRINDKIYLIHRNVSNVSSHSAYFEPRIFLDDNLRLIIRSRSAKESINFLSEFFKRIIETKKLKITALNVGSTDKVNTSMVFSHVSFLGATLKIGLNALFYYYPQSREAKSLDPFKDFILMDENIPPIKGELFSRLFEFDKTHENCHSIIFSQTRDGLGIRVSFFGSLVNFFVVPELYLENSSLLLIDYNERRMSILPL